A stretch of DNA from Natrinema halophilum:
GAGTTCGACGTCGGCCCGCTTGAGGTCGCGGAGCACCGTCTCGATATCCTCGACGCGGAACGCGATGTGATGGAGGAATCCCGGCTGATCGTGCGCCGCTAAGAGTCCGGCGAACTCGTTGTCCGCCGAGAGCGGTTCGACCAGCTCGATCAGTTCGGCGCCGGTGCTCATGAACGCGATCTCGACGTCGAACTCCGTCACGCGTTCGGTTTTCACCAGTTCGATGCCGAGTCGTTCGTATATCCTCCGAGACGATTCGATGTCCTCGACGAGCACGCCGATGTGATCGATCCTTTCAACCATGGATTTCGAAGTATATCGTTCCGTTTTGTCGTTCGACGAACCGTACTTCGTCACCCGGCTCCGGGTCCTCGCGGTCCGTGAGGCGGGCCGTCACCCGAACGGGCTCGTCAGTACCGACGTCGACGATGCAGACCTCGTACGGTGCGTCGCCTTCGAACTTCGCGCTCGGGACGCGGATCGTCGTCGTCGCGTACACGGTCCCTCGCCCGGATATCGGATGAGATTCCATCTCGTCGGCGTGACACTCGCGGCAGACGCTCACGCGGTGGCCGTAGACGGTTCCACAGTTCGCGCATCTGGTTGCTGGGAATCGACTCATTCTATCGTCTCCCGAGGACGCTGACGGTACAGACCGCGCCGCTCCCACCCAGGTTGTGGGTGAGGCCGATCCGTGCATCCTCGACTTGATTTTCGTGTTCGCCGTCCAACTGAAGACAGGTCTCGTAGATCTGTCCGAGGCCGGTCGCACCGACCGGATGCCCCTTCGAGAGGAGCCCACCGCTGGGGTTGATCGCGACCTCGCCGTTGACGTCCGTTTTGCCGGCTACGACGGCATCGGCCCCGTCGCCTTTCGGGAAGAATCCGAGATCCTCCGAGTCGCCGACTTCGGCGGAACTAAAGCAGTCGTGGAGTTCGACCACGTCGACGTCGCTCGGCGTTACGTCCGCTTGGTCATACGCTTGCTCCGCCGCGGACCGCGTCGCCTCGAACGTCGTGAGGTCCTCGTAGCGGTACGCACCGCTCCGTCCGGTCGTGTGGGCCGACGCCAACACCTGAATCGGATCTTGCGTGATCGACGGTGCCACGTCGTTCGCCGCCAGGACGACGGCCGTCGCTCCGTCGGCTGCCGGACAACAATCGTACAACCTGAGCGGATCGGCGATCGGCTCCGATTCCATCACGTCGTCGATCGTGATCGGGTCGCGAAATCGCGCTCGCGGATTGTCCGCCGCGTTTCGTCGGTTCTTCACCGCTACCCTCGAGATGTCCGTCCGATCGGCGTCGTACTCGGTGAGATACCGATCGGTGAAGAGCCCGTAAAATCCGGGGAAGGTCAGCCCCGCCGGTTGCTCCGTGGTCGCGTCTGCGGCGGCCGAGAGGGCCTGTGTGAACTGCTCCGTCGGTACGCCGGTCATCTTTTCGACGCCGGCGACGACGATGACATCGTAAACCCCCGCGGCGATCAACTGGCGCGCCTGGTTGAACGCGATTCCGGAACTCGCACAGGCGCCTTCCGTTTTCGTAGCGGGAACCCCATCGAGGCCGACAGCGTCCGCGACCAGCGCCGCGAGCGCTTCCTGTCCCTCGAGCATTCCGGACGTGAAGTTCCCGAGGTACAGTGCCTCGATCTCTTCGGTCTCGAGTCCGGACGAGGCGAGCGCTCGCGTCACCGCGGTCGTCGCGAGTTCCTTGACGCCGGCGTCGTGGACGCCGAATGGAGTGGTGCCACGGCCGACGATGGCGACATCTCTCACACCGATACCTCCCACTCGCTCATCTTCGCTTCGCGGTCCCAGCCGTGCTCGTCTCGCTCGGCTTCCTCGTCTGCGAGCTGGACGCGTTTGATGCGTTCGCTCGGCGTTCGAGGGAAGCTATCGACGAATTCGACGTATCGCGGAACCTTGTAACTCGCCAACTGTCCGGCGACCTGCGAGACGACCGCTTCCGGTTCCAGATCGTCTGCGTTTCGTTTGACGAGCGCCTTCACTTCCTCGCCGCGAAGGTCGTCCGGAACGGGAACGATCGCCGATTCCTCGACGTCCGGGTGCTCGTCGATCACGTTCTCGATCTCCTGAGCGGAGATGTTCTCCCCGCTTCGTCGGACCATGAACTTCTTTCGGTCGA
This window harbors:
- a CDS encoding VOC family protein — its product is MVERIDHIGVLVEDIESSRRIYERLGIELVKTERVTEFDVEIAFMSTGAELIELVEPLSADNEFAGLLAAHDQPGFLHHIAFRVEDIETVLRDLKRADVELRDSTPRTGAGGAKVAFLEQQAGNGVNIELVERDEEVV
- a CDS encoding Zn-ribbon domain-containing OB-fold protein, encoding MSRFPATRCANCGTVYGHRVSVCRECHADEMESHPISGRGTVYATTTIRVPSAKFEGDAPYEVCIVDVGTDEPVRVTARLTDREDPEPGDEVRFVERQNGTIYFEIHG
- a CDS encoding thiolase domain-containing protein, which encodes MRDVAIVGRGTTPFGVHDAGVKELATTAVTRALASSGLETEEIEALYLGNFTSGMLEGQEALAALVADAVGLDGVPATKTEGACASSGIAFNQARQLIAAGVYDVIVVAGVEKMTGVPTEQFTQALSAAADATTEQPAGLTFPGFYGLFTDRYLTEYDADRTDISRVAVKNRRNAADNPRARFRDPITIDDVMESEPIADPLRLYDCCPAADGATAVVLAANDVAPSITQDPIQVLASAHTTGRSGAYRYEDLTTFEATRSAAEQAYDQADVTPSDVDVVELHDCFSSAEVGDSEDLGFFPKGDGADAVVAGKTDVNGEVAINPSGGLLSKGHPVGATGLGQIYETCLQLDGEHENQVEDARIGLTHNLGGSGAVCTVSVLGRR